The Blastopirellula sediminis sequence GGATCGTAGTGCGGCTGACGGTTGGAAAAATCTGTGACGGTAATTCCTAACGTCTCCAGTTGCTGCTGGATCGCATTTACCGCGGCGTCGAATTCACGGCAAATCAAATCGAATGAAGCGGGATGGGGCATCGCGTAGTTCGCCGGATCTTTGTTGACGGGTTGCCGTCAAGTCTAGTGCCAGTCGTGACCGCACCACAAGCATTGTTTCGCAACAGGCGTACGTACAAGTCGATGACATTCCGAGCAGCGGTTTTCGAAGATGTCTCCGCGTCGGATTTCCAATACGCGATTCAACGCATTTGCAATTCTTTCCGTGTGAGGCGTCCGAAACGCGGCTAGAACGTCCGCGTCGTCGACTTGGCCGTCCCGTTCTTCAAGAAATTCGTGAAGCATGAGGATTTTGTAGTTTTTGGCATCGCTCAGAATCGGCACGACGTATTCAGTCAAACGCCGTTCCAGCGGAGTCATCCGGTGTCGGAAGTGCTGCGAGACGTAGGCTCGTAACGCAAGGTCGTCATCATAGGTATCGGCGGTCATGGCAACGCCGCAGAATGATATCGGGTGATGCGACATGATGTGTGGCGTAGAAAAGGGGACGGAGCAAGAACAGGTTGATGGGCTTTTCGCCGCAAGTGCACGTACGTGGTGCGTCTCGACGCACCTTGCCTTGGCTAAGTCGGAGTATAGCGGCGGCTATCGCAATGTTGCCTCTAAATTGCGTTTGTCCGCCGCAATTCTCGCCACAGAAGTGAGAGGAACGGCGCCATGCCGACCGTCGTTTATTTGATTTGACGACTTCCCATTAGCACGGCATATTTTCTCCAAACAAATCTTCGCTGGAGCAATAGGATGAACGGTCGGTGGACGCGGCGCGAGTGGTTGGCGGTGGCTGGGGCTTTGGCTTATTCTCCCACCCTCTTTGCCGACAAGCCGGCCAATGCGGATCTGACGCAACTGCTGCAAACCGAATTCAAAAAGCATGGTCTGGCGGCGCTGCTGTGCGGCGTGTGGCGCGGCGAAGAGAACGTGTTGTCGCTCGCGCTCGGCGACACGATGACCGGCGTTCCGGCGACCACCGCGATGCACTTTCGGACCGGCGGCGTGACGCTCAGCAGTGTCTCTTACCTGTTACTGCAACTGGTCGACCAGGGAGTGCTGAAGCTGGACGACCCGATCGGGAAGTGGCTTCCCGATTTGCAGAAGTCGAACGAAGTGACTCTGCGGATGTTGGCCAACTGCACGGCCGGCTACTACGACTACGTCCTGTCGGACAAGTTCGAGAAGGATTGCCTCGATAATCCGTTCCGCCAATGGACGCCGCAAGAGTTGATCGCGATCAGCATGGCCGAGCCGATGCTCTACCAGCCGAACAAGGGTTGGAACTACTCGCACACCAACTTCGTGATCTTGGGCGAAGCGATCCAGAAGGCGACTGGCAAGCCGCTCGGCGAGTTGCTTGACAAGAACTTGATCAAGCCGCTCGGCCTAAAGGGAACGAAATACATTACGACGCCCGAGATCCCGTCGCCGGTGTTGCACGCGTTTACGGCCGAACGCGGGATCTACGAAGACGCGACCTTCTGGAATCCTTCCTGGACTTCGCACTCGGGACAAATGATCTCGACCCTCGGCGACTTGGGAACGTTGGCCAATGCGATCGGAACCGGCAAGCTACTCTCGAAAGAGGGACGCAAAGAACTGACCGCGCCGACCGCCGTCGGACTGGGGATGAACACGGAGAATCTCTACTACGGGCTCGGGATCGTCTGTGCGAACGGCTGGCTGTTTCAAAACCCGAAGTTCAACGGCTATAACCTGGCGTTCGGCTATTTGCCGGAGCAGAAGCTGTCGGTCGTCATCTCGTCGATCATGGGACCGAAGTGCGCTCCCGACACCGCCTATGCGACGGCGGTCTTCAAAGAAGTTGTCAAGACGCTGGCGCCGAATCACTTGTTGCCGGACGTGTTGAAATAATCCGGCAACCGATCAGGTTAACGTCCCGATCGGAAGAAGTCGGCCTTCGACCCGTCCCATCCACATTTTGCGCAGGTACGGGGCGTGAACTCATGTTCGCAGTTCGCGTAGCCGTACAAGTGATGTGCGCATTCAGGGCACAGGGCTTCCATGCGGGAAGCGGGTGGGAAAAAGAGCGATTTACACTCGTCGCATGTAATTGCGGCGGGCTCGAGATACTGCCCGACCTTTGACTGCGGCGATTCCGAGACGCCATGGAACGGAATGGACGCATCGGCCGTTCGCTGTGATTCTTGAATTTGAATCGCCCCGTCAAACTCGCCGGGAACGCGTAACGTCAGCACGTCTCCTTTCGTAACGGCAAGTGGCGCTAGTGGGATCAGGCTTCCAAACCACAAGGGCGCTTTATCTGGTTGTATCTTTGACCTCGCGCGAAATCGGAGGTCGACCGCGATTGCTTCGATGCAAACGTCGCCTCTCGCATCAAGCAATGTGCAGTTTGGGTATAGCATCGAAATCTTCGTCGTCTTGGTAGTGTGCTTGTGGACGCACCCTAACTTACATTGGCGTTCGCGCGGTTCCGTTGACAGTGACGTTTTTTTCGGCGTCGATGACAACCTGGTCGCCGACTCTCAAAACGCCGAAGTCTTGATCATTAAGGAGGAAGCGGACCGTCGACGCGTCGACGCTGTCGAGTTGGATCGTAACGTCGTCTCCGAGCGAAAAACGCTTGCGCGCCGTTGAATTTTCGGTATTGATGAGGTCCGCGTCGATTTCACCCTCGGCGCTTGCGCCGCTTGAGTTCGCCTGGACGTGGAAATCAATGCCGAAAGCTTGGGCGGTACCGACCCCTTCCTGATTCGCGACGAAGTCACCGGTGGTTGGAGGGATCGGGGGCGGGGAGCTTCCGCCGCAACCAACGAGTGCAAGCGTCAGGACCGGGAGGAGGTTTTGCATAATGGCGCCTTAGATTTGTCGGAGAAGATGTCGATTCGACGGCGCGTCAAACTCCGCCGATGTTATTGGGGCGACGGAGTCCGACGCGTGCCAATATAACTTCTGAGCTTTGGCCGGCGCCATTCAGTTTTCGAGTCTTGGTAGGGGAGTCTGGAGGCGCCAGTAACCAGCCCGAGGGTGATGCGTTCTTTTTGCGTGGCTACGCAATCGGAGTTGATCGTGCGCCGCAAACGCATTTCACGACGCTCACCCTAATTGGCGGTCGCGCCAAGATCGAAAACTATTTCTTTTCGCATCTTTTGCGAGTCAAAAATCACTTGTCGTGGGGATTGCCGATCGGCATTTGCA is a genomic window containing:
- a CDS encoding serine hydrolase domain-containing protein, with amino-acid sequence MNGRWTRREWLAVAGALAYSPTLFADKPANADLTQLLQTEFKKHGLAALLCGVWRGEENVLSLALGDTMTGVPATTAMHFRTGGVTLSSVSYLLLQLVDQGVLKLDDPIGKWLPDLQKSNEVTLRMLANCTAGYYDYVLSDKFEKDCLDNPFRQWTPQELIAISMAEPMLYQPNKGWNYSHTNFVILGEAIQKATGKPLGELLDKNLIKPLGLKGTKYITTPEIPSPVLHAFTAERGIYEDATFWNPSWTSHSGQMISTLGDLGTLANAIGTGKLLSKEGRKELTAPTAVGLGMNTENLYYGLGIVCANGWLFQNPKFNGYNLAFGYLPEQKLSVVISSIMGPKCAPDTAYATAVFKEVVKTLAPNHLLPDVLK